A region of Haliotis asinina isolate JCU_RB_2024 chromosome 9, JCU_Hal_asi_v2, whole genome shotgun sequence DNA encodes the following proteins:
- the LOC137296057 gene encoding uncharacterized protein YegU-like yields MAEAAPAPETTTDFPREQILATLYGQAVGDAIGLLTEFLTKREAGVYFGKVSKQLELEHKHICPDMHRTRWEEGDWTDDTDQMILILQSLTDNDGQVNPVDFGGKLKKWSMFGFQELSDIGGMGIGGTTCEVINNIDYPNQAHAVAQRVWVERGKDIAPNGAVMRTSILGIHQYWDTEAVANNAIAICKTTHYDPRCQASTVAVSAAISMMLKREPQHVKKSGKYNVSQIIEDCFQIASKCLETDDDRQVLKTYLECEKIKNLNLDESRKIGYTYKCLGCGFWALKQKDFRKALQTIVMEGGDADTNGAVAGALLGCKLGMSALPVSWVSKLKHKAWLDEKIEKYLNVLVNMKGQVSGDSSTTQKPPVTTTS; encoded by the exons ATGGCCGAGGCG gcaccTGCCCCCGAAACTACAACAGACTTTCCTCGGGAGCAGATTCTTGCGACACTGTACGGCCAGGCCGTAGGGGATGCTATCGGGCTGTTGACAGAGTTTCTGACAAAGCGAGAGGCCGGTGTG TATTTCGGTAAGGTGTCGAAACAGCTGGAACTGGAACACAAACACATCTGCCCAGACATGCACAGGACGCGGTGGGAGGAGGGAGACTGGACGGATGACACGGACCAGATGATACTCATCCTGCAGTCTCTGACAGACAATGATGGACAG GTAAATCCTGTTGACTTCGGGGGGAAGTTAAAGAAATGGTCCATGTTTGGCTTCCAAGAGCTGTCCGATATTGGCGGTATGGGGATCGGCGGTACCACATGTGAGGTCATCAACAATATCGACTATCCCAATCAGGCGCATGCT GTGGCGCAGCGTGTGTGGGTCGAACGTGGTAAAGACATCGCCCCTAATGGCGCCGTCATGagaacgtccattctagggatACACCAGTACTGGGATACTGAAGCCGTGGCTAACAATGCTATTGCTATATGTAAGACAACCCATTACGATCCAAG GTGTCAAGCGTCAACTGTCGCCGTTTCCGCAGCCATCAGTATGATGCTGAAGAGAGAACCACAACACGTCAAGAAGAGCGGGAAATACAACGTTTCGCAGATCATCGAAGACTGCTTCCAGATTGCTTCCAAGTgtctggaaaccgatgacgaT AGGCAAGTGCTGAAGACATATCTAGAATGTGAGAAGATTAAGAACCTGAATCTGGACGAAAGCAGAAAGATCGGCTACACCTACAAGTGTCTGGGCTGTGGGTTCTGGGCTCTGAAGCAAAAGGACTTCAGGAAGGCACTGCAGACAATTGTTATGGAG GGAGGTGATGCTGACACCAATGGTGCTGTAGCCGGAGCTCTCCTGGGCTGTAAGTTAGGAATGTCTGCACTTCCGGTGTCTTGGGTGTCAAAGCTGAAACACAAAGCCTGGCTAGATGAGAAAATCGAAAA GTATCTGAACGTTTTGGTGAATATGAAGGGTCAAGTATCTGGAGACAGCAGTACAACACAAAAACCACCAGTTACCACAACAAGCTGA